The region AGGCCCGCGACGATCAGGTATGGCGAAAGGGCCGCCAGCGCAAGCACGACCTCGTTGGTGATCGGCAGGTACCGCGCCACCAGCCCCGCCGCGGCCAGCACCAGGGTGAGCGCGCCGAAAACCGTCGCCAGCACCCGAATCGTGTTGTGCTGGTGAAGCTTACGAAGCTCGATCAACCGAGGCGGCGAAGGCGCGGCTCGAGGTCCCGCTGGAACAACTCGAGGAAACGCCGCTGATCGTGGCCCGGCGCGTGGAACACCAGGTGATTGAGTCCCCAGTCGACGTAGTCCTTGACCTTGGCGACGGCCTCGTCGGGATCCGACGCCACGATCCAGCGCTTGGCCACCTGTTCGATGGGCAGCGCATCGGCGGCCTTCTCCATCTCGATCGGATCGTCGATGGAGTGCTTCTGCTCGGCGGTCAGCGACAACGGCGCCCAGAACCGGGTGTTCTCCAACGCCAACTCGGGATCGGTGTCGTAGGAGATCTTGATCTCGATCATCCGGTCGACGTCGTCGGGGTTCTTCCCCGCGGCCTCGGCGCCCTCGCGCATCGCGGGAATCAGCTTGTCCTTGTACAGCTCTTCGCCCTTGCCGCTGGTGCAGATGAAGCCGTCGCCCGCGCGGCCCGCGTACTTGGCCACCTGCGGGCCGCCCGCGGCGATGTAGATCGGGATGCCCCCCTCGGGCACGTCGTAGATGGAGGCGCCTTTGGTGTGGTAGTACTCGCCGTCGAAATCGACACGGTCACCGAGCCACAGCTCGCGCATCAGCTTGACCGCCTCGCGCAGCCGGGCGTAGCGCTCCTTGAACTCCGGCCACTCGCCCTCGTAGCCGGTGGCGATCTCGTTGAGCGCCTCACCGGTGCCGACGCCGAGGAAGATCCGGTCCGGGTACAGGCAACCCATGGTGGCGAACGCCTGCGCGATGACGGCGGGGTTGTAGCGGAAGGTCGGTGTCAGCACCGAGGTGCCGAGGATCAGCCGCTTGGTGCGTTCCCCCACCGCTACCATCCAGGCCAGCGACCACGGTGCGTGGCCGCCCTCGTGGCGCCACGGCTGGAAGTGGTCGCTGACCGTCGCGCTGTCCATGCCGTGTTCTTCGGCCGCCACGGCCAGCTCGACGAGTTCGCGCGGCGCAAACTGCTCCGCCGACGCCTTGTATCCGAGTTTCAGTTCAGCCACGCAGCCCAGCCTAGACTCGCCGCATGGCAGCAGCCCTGACCGCCATCACCGACCGCGTGCACTTCGCCGAGACCGACCTGGTCAATTGGACGCTCGTCGTCGACGACACCGGTGTGATGCTGATCGACGCCGGCTACCCCGGCCAGCGTGACGACGTGCTCGATTCGCTGCGGCAGCTGGGTTTCGGCGTCGACGACCTACGCGCGATCCTGTTGACCCATGCGCACGTCGACCATTTCGGCACCGCCATCTGGTTCGCCAAAACCCATGGCACACAGGTGTATTGCCACGCCGCCGAGGTCGGGCACGCCAAACGGGAGTACCTGGAGCAGGCAGGGCCCGGCGACATCATCCCGCATCTCTGGCAGCCCCGATTCCTCAAATGGACGCTGACGATTTCGCGCAAGGGCGCGCTGCTGCGCGACGGCATTCCGACTGCGCAGGCGCTCACCGAGGACGTGGCCGCCGGACTGCCCGGCCAGCCGATGGCGATCCCGACTCCCGGGCACACCGGTGGCCATTGCTCATATGTGGTCGACGGCGTACTGGTCGCGGGCGACGCTCTGGTCACCGGCCACCCGCTGTTGGAAAAGACCGGGCCGCAACTGCTGCCAGGACTGTTCAACCACGATCAGGACGGCTGCGTGCGCAGCCTGGGTGCGCTGGGTCTGCTCGACACCGACGTGCTGCTGCCGGGCCACGGTCCGGTGTGGCGGGGCGCGATCCGCGATGCCGCCACGGCCGCCGCAGGCTAGTTCAACGCTTCATAGCCGAGCAGGAAGATCGCGGTCAGGCACAGCCCGCAGCCGATGACGACGGTCGGCATCAAAATCATGCTGTCGAGTTCCTCATCGTCGAGCACGTCGTCCTCGAACCGGCCGAACAGCACCCGCGCCACGCCGGTTCTGCGGAAGCCGTGCACGAGCTTGCGCACCGCCTTGGTGTCGCGCCTGCGACCGATGAAGGTACGCGACGCGAAACCCACGACAAACGTCAGCGCGGCCGCACCGAGTATCAGCCAGCCCACCGCGGTCTGCGACATCGAGACACCCCACCCCGGTGTCCACGACACCGGGGGGACACCACAGGCCAGCCTATAGTCCGAGGTGATCGCGCAGGGTGTGCCCGCTGTATTCGCTGCGGAAGCTGCCGCGCTCCTGCAACAGCGGCACCACCTGGTCGACGAACTCGTCGAGGCCGCGCGGGGTCAGATGCGGGACGAGGATGAAACCGTCGCACGCGTCGGCCTGTACGTGCAGATCGATCTCGGCGGCCACCTGCGCGGGTGTGCCGACGAACTGCTGACGGCTGGTGACGGCGATGATCAGTTCGCGGATGCTGAGCTTCTCGGCCGCCGCGCGCTCGCGCCACGCCGCGGCAAGCGCCTTCGGATCGCCGTGGCGGACCCGGCCCTGCGTGATGGTGGGATCGTCGGCGGGTTCGACGTCGGGCAGCGGACCGTCGGGGTCGTAACCCGACAGGTCGCGTTGCCACACCTGCTCGAGCATCGCGATCGCGGTGTGCGGGCCGACCTGCTGCCGCCGGATGTGGTGGGCCTTCTCGGCCGCCTCCTGCTCGGTGTCGCCGAGCACGAACGTCGCCGCCGGAAAAACCTTGAGCTGGTTAGGGTCCCGGCCATACGACGCCGCAAGGCCTTTGACGTCGGAGTAGTAGGCCTGGCCCGCCTCCAGGGTCGAGTGCAGGGTGAACGCAGCGTCGGCGTATTTCGCAAGAAACGCCCGGCCGTCGCCGGAATCGCCTGCCTGCAGCAGAACCGGATGACCCTGCGGCGCACGGGGCAGCGTGCCCACCCCGCGAACGTCGAACTGCGGTCCGCGGTGTTCGACCACCCGGATCCGGGCGGGGTCGACGTAGACGCCGTTGTCGCGGTCGGCGAGCACCGCGTCGGGCGCCCAGCTGTCCCAGAACTCGCGTGCCACGGTGACGAACTCCTCGGCCCGCTTGTACCGGTCGGAGTGGTCGAGGAAACCGCCGCGGCGGAAGTTCTCACCGGTGAACGCGTCCGACGAGGTGACGATGTTCCATCCGGCGCGGCCGTCGGACAGGTGGTCGAGGGTAGCGAATTGCCGTGCCACCTCGAAAGGTTCGTTGAACGTGGTGTTGATGGTGCCGGTCAGCCCGAGCCGGTCGGTGACGGCGGCCAGCGCCGCCAGCACGGTGAACGTGTCGGGCCGCCCCACGACGTCGAGGTCGTGGATGCGGCCGCGGTGCTCGCGCAACCGCAGCCCTTCGGCGAGGAAGAAGAAGTCGAACAGTCCCCGCTCGGCGGTCTGCGCGAGGTGGACGAAGGACTCGAACTCGATCTGGCTGCCCGAGTCCGGATCCGACCACACCGTGGTGTTGTTGACGCCGGGGAAGTGCGCAGCAAGGTGAATCTGCTTGCGCTCGTTACCTTCTCGTACTCTCATAGACCCCACCTCTTGGCGATAAGTTCGTGTGAGCGCAGCCGGTCGGCGTGGCAGTGCGTGACGGAGGTGATGACCAACTCGTCAGCGGCGGTGACGCGTTGCAGGGTCGCCAACCTGTCGGCCACTTCGTCGGGATCACCGACGAATTGCGTAGCGGTGCGGTCCTTCACCAGCGCGGCCTGCTCTTCGGTCAGCGGGTCGACGGTGTCGGGGTCCGGGTACGGCACGGCGCCGCCGCCCGCGCGGATGGAGTACACCCAGTGGCCGTAGCTCGACGCCAGGTGTCTGGCGGTGGCGGAGTCGTCGGCCACCACCACGTCGGCCGACACCACCACGTACGGTTCAGCCAGCGCCGCAGAGGGTTTGAACGCATCGCGGTAGACGTCGATCGCGTCCAGCGCCGTCGCAGGCGTGATGTGGTAGCTGGCGACGAACGGCAGGCCGCGCGCACCGGCCACCCGCGCGCTCTGCCCCTTGCTGCTGCCGAACACCCACGGCACCAGGCCGCTGCCCTCGCCTGGAACGGCGTGCGCGTCGACGTCGTCGATCACATAGCTGCCGTCGAGCATCGCCAGGATGTCGCCGACCTGTTCCTCGAAATCGGGTGGGACGGCGCCGGGTTGCTGAAGGACCGACATGGTGGCCCGTAGTCGCGGATTGCGCATCAGCACGCTCATGTCGAACGGCGGAGGCACGACGACACCGCCGACGTCGAGCCATTCGGTTCGCGGCGGCTTCCTGGGCGTGGGTTCATTCTGGGCTTCCCGGCGCCGCTGGCCCGACCGCCCGACGCCGAGGTCGATGCGGCCGGGGTAGAAGGCGTCGAGCATCCCGAAGCTCTCGACGACCGCGATGGCTGTGGTCTGGCCGAGTTGCACAGCGGCCGCGCCAACCCTGATCCTCTCGGTGCTGCGGCGATCTGACCGATCAGCACCGCCGGTGACGAACTGGCCACCGCGACGAAGTGGTGCTCGGCGACCCAGTAGCGCTTGAATCCCCACTGTTCGGCCTGCCGGGCGAGGTCGACCGTGTTGCGCAAAGCGGTGGCCGCATCGCTGCCTGCACTGATCGGCGCGAGGTCGAGGATGGACAGCGGTACCGTCATGGCTTCGCCTGCGCGTAGCGGTTTTCGGCGATCGGCAGCCCGAGCCGGTGGCGGAGCGTTTCACCGTCCTCATACGCGGTGCGGAAGCGGCCCGCCCGCTGCAGCAGCGGCACCACGTCGTCGACGATCACCGGCAGATCGGTGGCGTTGACGGCGGGTCTCAGCCGGACGCCGTCGACGCCGCTGTCGTGCCAGTGCAGCAGCAGATCGACGAGTTCGGTTGGGGTGCCGTCGAATACCAGCGCGTCGGAGCGGGGGTCGGTGGTCCCGTCGAACGTCACGTAGAGGTCGGCGTACACCTTGACGCCTGCGACTTCGGCTTGGATGGACCGCAGCGACTCGTCGTCCTTGGGCGTGATGAACACCAGATCGGTGCTGCGCTTGGCGAATTCGTAGATCGGGGTGGCGTGGGCAAGCGCGGCGACGACGGGCTGACCCTGCGGCGAACGCGGGGTGATCGAGGGTCCTTTGACGGAGAAGTACTTGCCGACGAAGTCGATGTAGTGCAGTTTGTCGCGGTCGACGAAGCGGCCGGTGGCGGCGTCGCGGACGATGGCGTCATCCTCCCAGCTGTCCCACAATCTGCGGGCCACCTCGACGGCGTCGGAGGCCTCGTCGAACAGGTCGACGCTGCTGACGTCGCGGCGGCCGAACAACTCCGCCTCGTGCGCGGTGCTGCTGACGCGGACCTGCCAGCCGGCTCGGCCGTGGGAGACGAAGTCAAGCGTGGCAATGGCTTTCGACACGTGGAACGGTTCGGTGTGGGTGACCGTCGCGACGGGGATGAGCCCGATGTGCTTGGTCGCAGGCGCCACCCTGGACGCGACCAGCACGGCGTCGAGTCTGCCTGCGAGCCACCGCGGTTCGATGTCGGGACGACGTCGCCGCTGCGGGGTGAGCGCGTCGTCGAAGGTCACGAAGTCCAGCAGGCCGCGTTCGGCGGTGGCGGCCAGCCCCGCCCAGTACCGTCCGCTCGTGACCGGCTGCAGATCAGCGGTATGTCGCCAGGCCTCGGGGTGCCAGCCGTAGCCGTCGAGGGCGACGCCGAGGTGCAGAGTCATGACAGTGCCTTGCGGAACGCGACGGGGAAGACGTCGCCCTCGGCGGGCAGCGGCTCGGCCAGCCGGACGTAGCCGGCGGACAGGTAGAGCGCTTCGGCCTCGGGCTGGCGATCGCCCGTCGTCAGATAGACGGAGCGGTAGCCGCGGGCGGCGATCTGGGCCTCGAGCGCGGCAAGCAGCGCAGTGGCGTGGCCTTGGCGACGGTGGCGGCTGTCGGTCCAGATGCGCTTGAGCTCGGCGGTGGAGTCGTCGAAGCGACAGAATGCGCCGCCGGTGACCGGCTCGCCGTCGAGCAGGCCGATCAGCAGCCCGCCGTGCGGCGGGGCGAACTCGTCGGCGGGGTAGCCGCGCAGCCAGTCGGAGACGGCCTGCTCGGTGGCGCCGTAGCGCGTCGAGTATTCGACGGTGAGTTCGGCGAGCAGCGGCTCGGCCAGCGGGTCGTGCTGGCCGACCGCGACGAAGCGGAGCGGGTTCAGAGCTGCGCGCCCGGCTTGAATCATCACCTCAATGTCTAACGCCAGCCGCCGGGCTGCATTCCGTACCGGGATATTCGCTCAGGTTGATCGCAAATAACCCCACTTCCACGTCAAACTTGACACGTGTAAAGTTTGGCCGCATGGACAACATCGCAGGCAGAACCATCGCGATCACCGGCGCCGCCCGCGGCATCGGCTATGCCACCGCCAAGGCACTGCTCGCCAGGGGCGCGCGGGTCGTGATCGGCGACCGTGACGTCGCGTTGCAGGAGTCGGCCGTCGCCGACCTCACGAAGCTTGGGCCGGTGTCGGGCTATCCGCTCGACGTCACCGATCGCGACTCCTTCGCATCGTTCCTCGACAAGGCGCGCACAGACGGCGGCGGCCACATCGACGTGTTGATCAACAACGCGGGCGTGATGCCGATCGGGCCGTTCCTCGAGGAGTCCGAGTCGGCGATCCGGTCGTCGATCGAGGTGAACCTGTACGGCGTGCTGACCGGCTGCCAGCTGGCGCTGCCCGATATGGTCGCCCGCCGCCGCGGCCACGTCATCAACATCGCGTCGCTGTCCGGGTTGATCCCGGTTCCCGGGCAGGTCGTCTACGTCGGCGCCAAGTTCGGTGTGGTCGGGTTGTCCGCCGCGCTCGCCGACGAGATGGCGCCGTACGGGGTCGACGTGTCGGTGGTGATGCCGCCGTTCACCAACACCGAGCTCATCTCGGGCACCAAGAGCGGCGGCGCGATCAAGCCGGTGGAACCGGAGCAGATCGCGGCGGCAGTGATCAAGACGCTGGAGAAGCCGAAGACGCACGTGTCGGTGCCCGCGGCGTTGCGGTTCACCGCACAGACCGCCCAGATGCTGGGGCCGCGCGGCCGACGTTGGATGAACAAGCGGCTCGGGCTGGACCGGGTGTTCCTCGATTTCGACCGCACCGCGCGCGCGGGCTACGAGCAGCGGGCGCGCGCGGCGCAGGGCGTCGTCGAGGGTTCCGACTAGTTCCCGACGAACGTTCCTTACCGCTCGAAGAATCCGCGGATTTTCGAGCGGTAAGGAACGTTCGCGCGCAGGGGGCAGGGTCAGTTGAACGACGGCGGCGGGTCGCCCGCCCGGTACGCCTCGATCGCGTCGAGTTGCGCGAACAGCGAGTCCGCGGTGAACTCGGCGGTTTTCGAGGTTGCGGCCAACATCACATGCACGATCTCGGCGTCCTCGGCCGCCGACATCCACACGGTCGTCACCGGCGCGAGTTTGTCGCCTTCGACGTCGGCGGCCGACGGCGGATAGAACCAGAACACGAAGTCCTCGTCCGACTCTTCCTCGTCGAACTGCCAACCGCGCTCGGTGATCCGCGCGTCGAACGCCTCCAGGTCGGTGGCGATCGCGGCCTGGGTGGTCACCAGATCCGCCATCACCGCGTCGGGCACCCACGTCGCATCCTTGGCCGCCTGCCGCTTCTTGCGGCGGGCCTTCTTCGCATCCGAACGCCGCGACACCCTCAGCCCAGCGCCTGCTCGAGATCGTTGATCAGATCCTCGGTTCCCTCCAGCCCCACCGAGATTCGCACCACGCCGTCGCCGAGTCCGATCGCGGCGCGACCCTCCGGGCCCATCGCCCGGTGTGTGGTGGTGGCGGGATGGGTGATCAGCGACTTGGAGTCGCCGAGGTTGTTCGAGATGTCGACGATGCGCAGCTTGTCGAGCACCTCGAACGCGCGCTCCTTGGTGCCGCCCTCGAGCTCGAACGTGACAACCGTTCCGCCGCCGGTCATCTGACGCTTGGCGAGGTCGTACTGCGGATGTGACTCCAGGAACGGGTATTTCACCCAGCTGACCGCCGGGTGGTTCTCCAGGAACTCGGCGATCCGCTGTGCCGAGGCGTTCTGGTGCTCGACGCGCACCGCCAGCGTCTCCAAGCCCTTCAACAACGTCCACGCGTTGAACGGGCTCAGCGCGGGACCGGTGTGGCGCATCAACTTCTGCACCGGTTCGTCGATGTACTCCTTCGAGCCGAGGATCGCGCCGCCGAGCACCCGGCCCTGGCCGTCGATGTGCTTGGTACCCGAATACACCACGACGTCGACACCCAGTGGGAAGCCCTGCTGCAGGATCGGTGTCGCGAAAACGTTGTCCAACACCACTTTTGCGCCCGCTGCATGCGCCATCTCGCTGACCGCGGCGATGTCCACCAGCGACTGCATCGGATTCGACGGAGTCTCGAAGAACACCGCCTGCGTCGGGACCGACAGCGCCTCTTCCCACTGCGAAAGGTCGTCTCCGTCGACGAACACCGTCTCGACGCCCCAGCGCGGCAGGATCTCACTGCACACCACGAAGCACGACCCGAACAGCGATCGTGCCGCCACCAACCGGTCGCCCGCACCCAACAACGCACCGAGCGAGGTGAACACCGCGGCCATGCCCGTCGCCGTCGCGAAGCACGCAGGCGCGCCCTCGATCAGCCGCAACCGCTCCTCGAACATCGAGATCGTCGGGTTGCCGTAGCGGGAGTACACGTAGCGGTCGATGTCGCCGGTGAACGCCTTCTCGGCCTCCGCGGCCGACGAGTAGACGTACCCCGACGTCAGGAACAGACCCTCGGCGGTTTCCTCGAAGCCGGACCGCAGCAGCCCGCCGCGCACGCCGATGGTGGCCTGGCTGACGCCCTCGGGCAGTTCAGCAGGAGTACGAACAGATGGAATTTCTGGGCTCATGATTGTTTCCAAGGCAATCCGACGGATTTCCATCCACTGCCGCCGCGATGTCCCTGTTCGTCGAGGTTGCCCTCGAACCCGTCGAGCACGTTGTAGGACGGGGCGATACCGGCCTCGGTCGCGGCCTCGGCGGCGCCGATGGACCGGTTGCCGGAGCGGCACAGGAACACCACCGGACGGTCCCCTGACGTCACACCCGCCGCCTTCAGGTCCTCGACGAAGTTGTCGTTGTGCTTGCCGTCGGTGCGGTTCCACTCGACGTACACGACGTCGCGGTCCAGTGCGGAGAGGTCGGCAACCCCGACGAAACGCCACTCGGCGTCCGTGCGGCAGTCGACCAGCACCGCCTCCGGATTATCGGCCAGCAGCTGCCACGCCTCCTGCGGCGTGATGTCTCCGGCGTAGGTCATCTTCGGAAGTCTTCCACAGCTAGCTGGGACCGGTTGAACAGACCTTCCATGCTCCGTCCTCGCGCACGAACGTCATCTCGACACCGGTTTTCGCATCCGGCGCCTTGTCGAAATGATAGGTCACCCTGGCGGTCGCGCGATCGCCGTCGACCTTGATCTCGGCGACGTCGTCGACGAACCGTTCGCCCCGCTTGGCCACCGAATCCCGTTGCCGGGCAAGAATATCGGCCTCGGCGCCCTGGTGTTCCCGGCACGTGTAGGTGCGGAAGTCGGCGTAGTTCTGCCGCTGCAGCGCGTCGTTCTGGCCGACCGCGGCGCGGCCGACCTGCTGATCGGCGGGCGGATCGTTCGACCCGAACAGGTTGAACAGCCAGATTGAGCTCACCACGAGCACAATGACCGCCAACGCGCCAAGGAACGGCGCCATCGTCGGGCGGTCTTCTGGTTCGGTCACCAGAGTTTGCGCAGGGCCGCCGACACCCGGCGGGCCCGGTCGCGCGCGACGATCGGATCCGGTGCGGTGGCCAGCGCCACCCCCAGCCGGCGGCGCCCGTCGGTTTCATCGGGCCGGTCGAACAACCGCACGTCGCTCTCCGCGACCGCCAACGCCTCGGCGACCACGTGCATGTCCACCTCGGCCGAAACGGTCGACTCCGCGCCCGCGTAGCTGACCTCCGCCGCGGCAGGGGAGATCATGATCGTGTCCACCGGGAGCCCGAGGATCGCGCGCGCGTGCAACTCGAACTGCGAAAGTCGTTGTGAGCGAAGCGTCACCAGACCGCTGTCGTAGGGCCGCGGCCGGACGTCGGCGAAATACACCTCGTCGCCGCGCACGAGCAGTTCCACCCCGAACACGCCACGGCCGCCAAGGGAGTTGACGATGCGGGCGGCGACCGACTTCGCCGCGTCCAGCGCCGCCGGTGACATCTGCTGCGGTTGCCAGGACTCCAGCACGTCGCCCTCGGCCTGGTGGTGACCGATCGGCTCGCAGAAGTACACCGCGGGACCCGCGGGCCCGTAGGTGCGGACGGTCAGCAGCGTGACCTCGAAGTCGACCTCGACCACCGTCTCGGCCATCACCCGGTTGTGCGGGATGTGACCTGCGGCGATGGCCCGGTGCCATGCGGCCGCCACGTCCTCGGTGCGCACCAGCACCGACTGACCCTCACCTGGCGGCGCGGCGATCGGCTTGACCACCAACGGGAACCCCGCGTGCTCGGCGACCGCGGTCAATTCCTCGGCCGAACCGGCGAACCAGAACGGCGCGGTGGGCAGGCCGAGTTCGTCGGCGGCGAGCCTGCGCAGACCCTCCCGATCCATCGACAGCCGGGTGCTGCGCGGCGTGGGGAAGACCTCGATGCCATCGCCCTCGGCGACGGCGATCAACGCGTCGGCGGCGATCAACCCCGACTCGGCCACGATGTAGCGCGGCTTTTCCTTCTCGATGAGCGCGGTCAGCGCCTCGGCGTCGGTCATCTTCACCACGGCGGCGCGGTCGGCGACGCCGTGCGCGGGCGCGTCGGCGTACCGGTCGACTGCGATGACGTCGGCGCCCAGCCGCTGGAAGGCCAGGGCCAACTCCCGGCTCAACTCCCCGGACCCCAGCAGCATCACGGTGGATCCTGCCGGGCTGGCCTCTTCCGTTGTTTCAGTCATCGCGGGTCCCAGCCTGCCAGATGCTCAGCCCAGCCGGACGTCGATGTAGCACCACCGCCAGTCCTCGCCCGGCTCGGCGGAGCGCATCACCGGATGGCCGGTGGCGCGGAAGTGTTCGCTCGCATGCTGGTGTGGGCTCGAGTCGCAGCAGCCGACGTGACCGCATGTCAGGCACATACGCAGGTGCGCCCATGCACTCTCCCCGAGCTGTTCGCAGTCTTGGCATTTGCCGGGGGTGAGCGGTTTCGGGTCGACCCGGGATTGCGCGCTGGCAGCCAGGTGTTCGCATGTATCGGGGACCGTCGTCGAGCCGGTATCGCTCCGGCGTGATCTCCTCAGCATGTTGACCAAGAATACGGAGCCGCAGCGGCGGCGACATGGAGCTAGAGAGCCGCAGCGGCGGCGACATTGAGCGGAAGGGGAGGTTGGGCAGGTGGGTGCCTCACTGCTGGCGGTCCTCGTGGTGTCGGTCCTGTTGTCAGCGGTGGCCAGGCACTACGACGTGTCCGCGCCGCTGGCGCTGGTGGTGGCCGGTCTGCTGGCAGGCCTGATCCCCGGTTTCAAACAGATCCAACTCGACCCCGAACTGGTGCTCTATGTGCTGCTGCCGCCGCTGCTGTGGTCGGCGGGGCTGGAGAGCAGCTACCACGCGCTGCGCCGCAACATCGGACCGATCGGGCTGCTCGCCGTCGGGTTGCCGCTGGCGACGACGTTCGCGGTGGGCGTCGTGGCCTACCACATCGTGCCGGAGTTGACGGTCGCCGCCGCGTTGACGCTGGGCGCGATCGTGGCGCCGCCCGATGCGGTGTCCGCGACGGCGGTCGGCCGCAGGCTCGGGCTGCCGCGGCAGGTGATGACGCTGCTTGGCGGCGAGAGCCTGCTCAACGATGCGACGGCGTTGACCGCCTACAAGGTGTCGCTGGCCGCGGCCATCGGCACCGCGGCGACGTGGCGAAGCGGGTTGACGACGTTCGCGCTCGCGGCCGCGGGCGGCGTCGTGGTCGGCGTGGCGTTGGGCGCGATCACCTCGTTCGTCCGGTGGCGGCTCGACGATCCGCTGGTGGAAAGCGCCATCGGGCTGGTGGCGCCGTTCGTCATCTATCTGACCGCCGAGCAGATTCACGGCTCGGGTGTGCTGGCGGTCGTGGTGGCGGCGTTGATGCTCGGCCAGAAATCCACCAGGGCCGGCTACGCCACCCGGCTTCAGGACCAGGCGGTGTGGCGGGCGCTGACGCTGATCCTGGAATCGTTCGCATTCCTGCTGATCGGTCTGCAGTTGCCCACCGTGGTCGGTGAGCTGAAGGGCATCACCGCATCGGTCATCGCGATCTCGTCGGTCGCGGTGCTGGCCACCGTGATCTTGGTCCGCATCGTGTGGGTGTTCGTCTTCGCGTATCTGCCCAGGGTGCTGTCGCCCCGTGCGCGGGAGCGTGGCCCCGCGCCGACACCCGCGGAGGTGTTCATCGTTGCCTGGGCGGGCATGCGCGGGGTGGTGTCACTGGCCGCCGCGTTCGGTGTGCCGCTGATGACGCTGTCGGGCGACCCGTTCCCCGGCAGGCCGCAACTGGTGTTCCTGACGTTCGTCGTGGTGATCGGCACTCTGCTGCTGCACGGGCTGACGCTGCCGTGGCTCATCCGCCGGCTGGGCGTGCGGGGTGACGACGCCCGCGTCGACGCGATCGCCACCGCAGGCGCACAGGACAAGGCGGCGCGGGCGGCCGAGGAGCGACTCGATCAGCTGCTGGCCGAGGAGGAGGTCACCGACGTCCATCAGCGGGCCGCAGAAGTGTTGCGCAGCTGGAACACTCGCAGACGCAACTCGGCGTGGGAGCGGTTGGGCCGCGACGCCGACGAGATCGGCGAGAGCCCCGCGG is a window of Mycobacterium sp. 3519A DNA encoding:
- a CDS encoding lumazine-binding protein — encoded protein: MAPFLGALAVIVLVVSSIWLFNLFGSNDPPADQQVGRAAVGQNDALQRQNYADFRTYTCREHQGAEADILARQRDSVAKRGERFVDDVAEIKVDGDRATARVTYHFDKAPDAKTGVEMTFVREDGAWKVCSTGPS
- the purT gene encoding formate-dependent phosphoribosylglycinamide formyltransferase; translation: MTETTEEASPAGSTVMLLGSGELSRELALAFQRLGADVIAVDRYADAPAHGVADRAAVVKMTDAEALTALIEKEKPRYIVAESGLIAADALIAVAEGDGIEVFPTPRSTRLSMDREGLRRLAADELGLPTAPFWFAGSAEELTAVAEHAGFPLVVKPIAAPPGEGQSVLVRTEDVAAAWHRAIAAGHIPHNRVMAETVVEVDFEVTLLTVRTYGPAGPAVYFCEPIGHHQAEGDVLESWQPQQMSPAALDAAKSVAARIVNSLGGRGVFGVELLVRGDEVYFADVRPRPYDSGLVTLRSQRLSQFELHARAILGLPVDTIMISPAAAEVSYAGAESTVSAEVDMHVVAEALAVAESDVRLFDRPDETDGRRRLGVALATAPDPIVARDRARRVSAALRKLW
- a CDS encoding UBP-type zinc finger domain-containing protein; the encoded protein is MLRRSRRSDTGSTTVPDTCEHLAASAQSRVDPKPLTPGKCQDCEQLGESAWAHLRMCLTCGHVGCCDSSPHQHASEHFRATGHPVMRSAEPGEDWRWCYIDVRLG
- a CDS encoding Na+/H+ antiporter, with protein sequence MGASLLAVLVVSVLLSAVARHYDVSAPLALVVAGLLAGLIPGFKQIQLDPELVLYVLLPPLLWSAGLESSYHALRRNIGPIGLLAVGLPLATTFAVGVVAYHIVPELTVAAALTLGAIVAPPDAVSATAVGRRLGLPRQVMTLLGGESLLNDATALTAYKVSLAAAIGTAATWRSGLTTFALAAAGGVVVGVALGAITSFVRWRLDDPLVESAIGLVAPFVIYLTAEQIHGSGVLAVVVAALMLGQKSTRAGYATRLQDQAVWRALTLILESFAFLLIGLQLPTVVGELKGITASVIAISSVAVLATVILVRIVWVFVFAYLPRVLSPRARERGPAPTPAEVFIVAWAGMRGVVSLAAAFGVPLMTLSGDPFPGRPQLVFLTFVVVIGTLLLHGLTLPWLIRRLGVRGDDARVDAIATAGAQDKAARAAEERLDQLLAEEEVTDVHQRAAEVLRSWNTRRRNSAWERLGRDADEIGESPAAAFRRLRLEMLAAERAAFIAERDSGRIDDEVLREVLRGLDLEEATLNRG